Proteins from a single region of Nitrospira sp.:
- a CDS encoding D-alanyl-D-alanine carboxypeptidase family protein, with protein sequence MVKSFVLTSTVLAAVLGTLVLGIPLDAQAEYSHKHKRQVRAVSTTGDRLPWRVAPAHSIFMKELRSGRVLYQHESLKRLSPASLTKIMSALVILEKGKLDDQATISRNAARAPKTHLRLRPGEVFKLEDLLKAMLIVSANDACLAAVEHVGGDEEQFVMLMNAKAAALGLTDTHFSNGCGFDGPEHYSTAEDLAKLSEVALQNPIFRALVREEREIITPISGHRAYVLHSTNRLLGRIPGVEGVKTGFTSKAGRCLIAKVSQNGSDLLVVILNSNRRWNTAVSLIDFGLKSTATMQ encoded by the coding sequence TTGGTTAAGTCATTTGTCCTCACGTCAACGGTTCTGGCTGCGGTATTGGGGACCTTGGTCTTGGGAATTCCTCTCGACGCCCAGGCCGAGTATAGCCATAAACATAAGCGCCAGGTCAGAGCAGTGAGTACAACGGGCGACCGCCTTCCTTGGCGAGTGGCTCCCGCTCATAGCATTTTCATGAAAGAGCTTCGATCCGGCCGTGTGCTCTACCAGCATGAATCTCTCAAGCGACTCTCGCCTGCAAGCCTCACGAAAATCATGTCCGCGCTGGTGATTTTGGAGAAGGGGAAGCTCGATGATCAGGCGACCATCAGCCGCAATGCCGCGCGGGCGCCCAAAACGCATCTTCGGCTCCGTCCAGGTGAAGTGTTCAAACTCGAGGACTTGCTCAAAGCGATGCTGATCGTGTCGGCCAATGACGCCTGTCTGGCCGCCGTGGAACATGTCGGCGGCGATGAAGAGCAGTTTGTCATGCTCATGAACGCAAAAGCTGCCGCACTCGGGTTGACCGATACCCACTTCAGCAACGGCTGTGGATTCGATGGTCCTGAGCACTATTCAACGGCCGAGGATCTGGCGAAGCTCAGTGAGGTCGCGCTACAGAATCCGATCTTCCGTGCGCTCGTGCGCGAGGAACGTGAGATTATCACTCCGATCAGTGGCCACCGTGCGTATGTCTTGCACAGCACTAATCGGCTATTGGGACGCATCCCAGGGGTGGAGGGTGTCAAAACCGGGTTCACCTCAAAAGCGGGCCGATGCCTCATTGCGAAAGTTTCACAGAACGGCAGCGACTTGTTGGTCGTGATCTTAAACTCCAATCGTCGCTGGAACACCGCCGTGAGTCTTATTGATTTCGGGCTGAAATCTACTGCAACGATGCAGTAA
- a CDS encoding Glu/Leu/Phe/Val dehydrogenase: MKEYDTPTFRLAVSQFDQAAEAMHLDHNLRERLKQPQRSLVVSIPVRMDDNRVEVFTGYRVQHDSSRGPSKGGVRYHPEVNLGEVAALAMWMTWKCALAGLPYGGAKGGVAVAPKQLSHGELQRLTRRYAAEIFPLIGPDKDVPAPDVGTDAQVMAWIMDTYSQQVGYAVPGVVTGKPLSIGGSLGREEATGRGVVYVTLEALRHLNLSIDRATVAVQGFGNVGMHTALIMEQEGARVIAVSDVTGGLYNEKGLNIRELLDRYKTKGQTLKDTQMGDWITNAELLQLPCTVLVPAALSEQITEHNAAALRCRILAEGANGPTTLEADRILEDKGVFIIPDILANSGGVIVSYFEWVQDLQRFFWNETDIRKRLQDIITSAFHQTTLFATEKRVSMRMAALMNGIDKVAQAHLQRGLYP; the protein is encoded by the coding sequence ATGAAAGAGTACGACACCCCGACGTTTCGATTAGCCGTCTCCCAGTTCGACCAGGCAGCGGAAGCGATGCACCTGGATCACAACCTGCGAGAGCGGCTCAAACAACCCCAGCGCTCGCTCGTCGTCAGCATTCCTGTCCGAATGGACGACAACCGCGTCGAGGTATTTACTGGATACCGCGTCCAGCATGACTCCTCGCGTGGCCCTTCTAAGGGCGGTGTCCGCTACCATCCCGAGGTCAACCTCGGAGAAGTGGCCGCACTCGCCATGTGGATGACATGGAAATGCGCCTTGGCGGGATTGCCCTACGGCGGGGCCAAGGGTGGCGTGGCCGTCGCGCCTAAACAGTTATCGCACGGAGAACTTCAGCGGCTGACCAGGCGCTACGCCGCAGAGATCTTCCCGCTGATCGGCCCCGATAAGGATGTGCCGGCACCCGACGTCGGAACGGATGCGCAGGTTATGGCCTGGATAATGGACACCTATAGCCAGCAAGTCGGCTATGCCGTCCCTGGTGTGGTGACAGGAAAGCCTCTCTCGATCGGCGGCAGCTTAGGTCGGGAGGAAGCGACGGGACGAGGGGTCGTGTACGTCACGTTGGAAGCACTTCGGCATCTCAATCTCTCCATCGACCGCGCTACCGTGGCGGTTCAAGGATTTGGGAATGTCGGAATGCACACCGCCCTCATCATGGAGCAAGAAGGGGCTCGTGTCATTGCAGTGAGCGATGTCACCGGCGGTCTCTATAACGAGAAGGGACTCAATATCCGGGAACTCCTGGACCGCTACAAGACCAAGGGCCAGACACTTAAGGACACCCAGATGGGCGATTGGATCACGAACGCGGAGCTGCTCCAGCTTCCATGCACCGTGTTGGTGCCTGCCGCGCTGTCGGAACAAATCACCGAGCACAATGCCGCCGCCCTTCGGTGCCGGATCCTCGCGGAAGGCGCCAATGGCCCGACCACCCTTGAGGCCGATCGGATCCTCGAGGACAAGGGTGTGTTTATTATCCCTGACATCCTAGCCAATTCCGGCGGCGTCATTGTGTCCTATTTCGAGTGGGTCCAGGATCTGCAACGGTTCTTCTGGAATGAGACGGACATCCGAAAACGCCTCCAGGACATTATCACCTCGGCATTTCACCAGACCACGCTCTTCGCCACCGAAAAGCGAGTCTCCATGCGGATGGCCGCACTGATGAACGGAATCGATAAGGTCGCCCAGGCGCATTTGCAACGGGGTCTGTACCCTTGA
- the lipB gene encoding lipoyl(octanoyl) transferase LipB produces the protein MPSVADPSNVLGFHTPTDLLWFSSPVRYAEAWDLQMRLHHERVMGSRLDTLLILEHHPVYTVGRRTRIADWGGDPTAAHMDGIEIQHVNRGGSVTYHGPGQLVVYPILRLTDHATGVRSYVEQLEAAVIQCLLENGITGHRKPKTPGVWVTNPHEAKIASIGIRVDRGVTMHGVALNVDMDLSPFRGITPCGLQGCHATSMAEVVGQPVSLLTVTHSLLEQLKQTLALKWTETPAPTAFNNLARP, from the coding sequence ATGCCTAGCGTCGCTGACCCGTCCAACGTGCTCGGTTTCCACACTCCGACGGATCTGCTCTGGTTCTCTTCGCCCGTTCGCTACGCTGAGGCATGGGACCTTCAGATGCGCCTGCATCACGAGCGCGTCATGGGCTCAAGACTCGATACCCTCCTCATCCTCGAGCACCACCCGGTCTATACCGTCGGCCGAAGAACGCGGATTGCGGACTGGGGCGGTGACCCCACGGCGGCACACATGGATGGTATCGAGATTCAGCACGTCAACCGGGGCGGGTCTGTCACTTATCACGGGCCAGGACAACTGGTGGTATACCCGATCCTTCGCCTGACAGACCATGCCACAGGCGTACGTTCATATGTAGAGCAACTGGAAGCGGCTGTGATCCAATGCCTGCTGGAGAACGGAATTACCGGCCATCGGAAACCAAAGACTCCGGGCGTCTGGGTGACAAATCCCCACGAGGCCAAAATCGCCTCGATCGGGATTCGTGTGGATCGAGGCGTGACCATGCATGGAGTGGCACTCAATGTGGACATGGATCTCTCACCATTTCGAGGGATCACTCCCTGCGGCCTGCAAGGCTGCCACGCGACGTCAATGGCTGAAGTCGTTGGGCAACCGGTTTCCTTATTGACTGTGACACACTCGCTTCTCGAGCAACTGAAACAGACATTGGCTCTCAAATGGACCGAGACACCGGCTCCCACCGCATTCAATAATTTGGCGAGACCATGA